A stretch of the Campylobacter concisus genome encodes the following:
- a CDS encoding PepSY domain-containing protein — MKKVLGAAVLAAVLGATGLQAAITSKEALSIAEKNFPGLSVKDIEMNVKKGVTFYKIESFKDGVKQEIKIDANSGQIVKVENKNKKHILPIEAVDFSKFALSIDEAVAKAQALEAGWSLDEAELDNKNGAWIYKVELKRDRSEKKVIINAQTGEIIGNYTK, encoded by the coding sequence ATGAAAAAAGTATTAGGTGCAGCAGTTTTAGCAGCAGTTTTGGGAGCGACAGGTTTGCAAGCAGCTATCACATCAAAAGAGGCTTTAAGCATAGCTGAGAAAAACTTCCCAGGCTTAAGCGTCAAAGATATCGAGATGAACGTCAAAAAGGGCGTGACTTTTTACAAGATAGAGTCATTTAAAGATGGCGTCAAACAAGAGATCAAGATCGATGCTAACAGCGGTCAGATCGTTAAAGTAGAGAATAAAAATAAAAAACATATCTTGCCGATCGAAGCGGTAGATTTTTCAAAATTTGCTCTTAGCATCGACGAGGCTGTGGCTAAAGCTCAAGCGCTCGAGGCTGGCTGGAGCCTTGATGAGGCAGAGCTTGATAATAAAAATGGTGCTTGGATATACAAAGTAGAGCTTAAGCGCGACAGGAGCGAGAAAAAAGTGATCATAAACGCTCAAACAGGCGAGATAATCGGCAACTATACAAAGTGA
- a CDS encoding response regulator transcription factor has translation MKILVVEDEIDLNNVIVKHLKKNGYSVDSAFNGEEAMDFTAVAHYDLIVLDLMMPVMDGLTFLQRSRVAKLATPVLILTAKDDVDDVVKGLDAGADDYLVKPFDFKELLARARTLIRRNSGNVASEICAGELKIDLSKKSVEFSGEQIELTGKEYEILEFLMLNKGRILTRDQIKEHVWDFEYTGGSNVIDVLIKNIRKKLGECDVIQTKRGLGYVVKD, from the coding sequence ATGAAAATTTTAGTCGTTGAGGACGAAATAGACCTAAACAACGTCATAGTAAAGCACCTAAAGAAAAACGGATATAGCGTCGATAGCGCATTTAACGGCGAGGAGGCGATGGACTTTACCGCCGTGGCGCACTACGATCTCATCGTGCTTGATCTTATGATGCCAGTGATGGACGGGCTTACATTTTTGCAAAGATCACGCGTTGCAAAGCTTGCGACACCCGTACTGATACTAACGGCAAAGGACGATGTGGACGACGTCGTAAAGGGGCTCGATGCGGGTGCGGACGATTATTTGGTTAAGCCATTTGACTTTAAGGAGTTGCTAGCTAGGGCGCGCACGCTCATTCGCCGAAATAGCGGCAACGTGGCTAGTGAAATTTGCGCAGGCGAGCTAAAGATCGACCTTTCTAAAAAGTCAGTCGAATTTAGCGGAGAGCAGATAGAGCTAACTGGCAAAGAGTATGAAATTTTAGAGTTTTTGATGCTAAACAAGGGCAGAATTTTAACTCGTGACCAGATCAAAGAGCACGTTTGGGACTTTGAATACACGGGTGGCTCAAACGTCATCGACGTGCTCATAAAAAACATAAGAAAAAAGCTTGGCGAGTGTGATGTGATCCAGACTAAAAGAGGGCTTGGCTATGTTGTTAAGGATTAA